The Periplaneta americana isolate PAMFEO1 chromosome 2, P.americana_PAMFEO1_priV1, whole genome shotgun sequence genome has a window encoding:
- the LOC138694777 gene encoding MICOS complex subunit MIC13 homolog QIL1-like yields the protein MAFKLLKFGIKAGMVGGVVYYTVDEGVWKDSEHTTQLYSKIYKTVAPYVKEVPVEVPELPKMDEISFMAKNYWNKGVVASFIFLSDLPNKTTEWSKQGYDYIVKQLEQSPQKTAETVK from the exons GTTCGGAATTAAAGCTGGTATGGTTGGTGGTGTGGTTTATTACACTGTAGACGAAGGAGTATGGAAGGACAGCGAACATACAACACAATTATATTCCAAAATTTATAAGACAGTAGCACCATACGTGAAGGAAGTGCCTGTTGAG GTTCCAGAACTACCAAAAATGGACGAAATCTCTTTCATGGCAAAGAATTATTGGAATAAAGGAGTAGTCGCATCATTCATATTCCTAAGTGATCTTCCTAATAAGACAACTGAATGGAGTAAACAAGGATATGATTATATTGTAAAACAACTAGAACAGAGTCCACAGAAGACTGCAGAAACTGTAAAGTAA